In the Pelmatolapia mariae isolate MD_Pm_ZW linkage group LG10_11, Pm_UMD_F_2, whole genome shotgun sequence genome, CTGCTCGGTAACACAGTTCAATTTAAACCATTTCTATCCAACAAACACCAACCACATCACATCAGCCCCTGACAATTTATCATAATTGTTGTAATGGATTGCAATAGAACAGTGACGGCGTAAACGACGAGGCCGTTGAGATTACTGATACACGTGTGCTAGTGTTAGTAGAATAAATCCAGTCAGGGTAGGTTTAGCTGATATTTCTTTAACTATGCAATAAACGGCAACCTTTAACTGTTAGGCAACTGCCTTGTCAACATCATCACATATTCACTGTGAACATGCAGAGCACACTCTACATGAGCTGTGTACGTTTACGTATCTGTTTCAAGCATTAACGTGTCCCCATGACCACGCCCCAGTTACACTGAAAGAAAGTGTGCACTTCAGCACGTTCCATTGACCGCAGCAGTACTGCAAGCCTTTGCACATCCACAGTTCCAGAACACCAAACAGAACAACAGACAAGGACTGTGCTGCAGCGGCCTCGCATCACAGACCCTCCCCCTTACCCCAATAGCATCCcctgacacccccccccccccccccccccccctccaaaatgCTCCCATGTAGTTCAGCAGGAACGTGTCACATGGCTTTTTGCACACCAACTCATATCCATTTGTACTGTGCTGATTGTTTTAAAGGATTTTGCCTCCATCAACAGAAAAGTGGGGGGTTAACCTTTTGGAATTCAGCCTAGGCCATCCTCTTTGACATTCGCTCACTCCTGGCTTgcactctctctcactctttccCTAAGGAAAGCCTGATACTTAAGAGGGTTGATTTATCCTGAGGAATTCAGGTGAGATGATGGTGGGGGAGGATTTGTTAATGGCAGTAGAATTTATAAACTAGAATGGATAGCACTGGCTGGTAACCAGTTTTCATGCACTGTGACTATTTCGTAATAATGTGTGTATATTTCATGTTTCAGGGTCTTTATTTTCAGTATATTCATAGATAGTTTTAAATAATACATCAAGCATTTCTAATGATTCTAAAGATTTCATCCCATAAAGAACTTGAGATTCTAGacttgtctgtttgttttatatatcCTGACAGGAATATGACGTTCAGATGTTACACACCAGTGTTGCAGATGTGTGCTGTCTCAATTTTGCTCTTACAGCTCAGAGAAAAACTGAACCCACATGTCTTGAAACAGATGCTTGAtatgttatgtttttaaagttgttCAATATTTACCAAGGCTGATAGTGCAAGTGCATACCAGTCGGATAGTTGGTATTGTAGCTGATACTGTTTtcaatgtgtatgtgtgtgtgccataATAGCAAAATGGAAACTGTTACTGGAATTTCCACAAAGGCTGTTTTGAGTGTTTATATCTGTCTGTACGTGGACAGAATTTGTTAACACAAGATATAGTCGTGAAACTCCACAAATGTTTTgctgaaattaaagtaaagGATGAGTATGAAGATGGGTTTAGTCTGATCCATGGGTGCTGATTACTTATGCAACTATACCCTTACCCTAAAATGACCTCTAGTTACATCCAGATTTTATTTGTATCAGCTGTCACTGCCTTTCACAGCATTGCAAGTTATTTGTGTTTGCTGATTATATTGCCAGTCTATTTCCTTATTTGGTTTTTTGTGGCAGTTTATTTGCTGCAGTTGTaagcacataaaacacattcaaaGAGTGAGCGAGAGAGCACGTGTTGCTATGAGCTGATTGCATTGCAGGTGGCACGATTTGTTTATCCAGGTCTGCAGCTGTCCTTTGCTTTGTTGTGAGAGATAACTGCGTCGATAAAACAAATTATATGCATAAATTTAGATCAATTAACTATAAGACCCACATAAAACTTCATGTTTGATAGAACATGATAAAAAATATCTTTATTAATAATGCAATCGCTTTGTTTTGGATTGACTCACAAACTGACTATGTGTCACGCTAGGATTCAGGGAGTGCAGTGGTATATATTCACTAATTCCTGGAAGTGAAGTGGTTTTAGAAGAATGCATTTAGCCTTTCTGATTTAATATAAATGAAGTCTGAATGAATGCAACGCCATAGTGACAGACATGTGGTGGCAACTAGATGTgggcagtttttgtttttactctttcCATCTACTTCTTCAGGGTGTTACTGTCTCTTAAAACCATTCCCTACTTAATAAACATTAACATTATAGCACCAAGCTGTAAAGAAAATTACTATTTTCTTTCCTGCAGCTTTACTCTTGCACCACTGATTCctatcttcttttttcttttgacagTGCATAAAGCTTTAACCACAGTCATAGGATCACTCATGATGTACAGCTTCATGGGAGGGGGCCTTTTTTGTGCCATTGTGGGGAACATCCTGTTGGTGGTCTCCACAGCCACAGACTACTGGATGCAGTACCGTCTGTCTGGCAGCTTCGCCCATCAGGGCTTGTGGAGATACTGCATGTCTGGAAAGTGCTACATGCAAACTGACAGCATTGGTAAGTAGGGAAATTGTCCTCCACCCAaattcattacatttaaaactttGTAAGGAACAGTGATCCTCCCCGGAGACAGTTGTTTATCTGGTCAGAAGCCAACTTTTCTTACTTTTAAGGTGCATCAACAGGAATTTCTTGACTTTCATTAGACACTACGTTTATACTATTAGATTGAAAGTCCAAGACCAAGTTTATAGCCGACCTCTGTGGTATTTGCTCTAATGTTAGTATGCCAGTATGATCACAGTTACACTGCTGATGCTTAGCACATATAATGGTTTACCTTTTATTCTTAATAAACTTATTTCCATGCTAAAATTGGCTCATCGGTGTTTATAATACAAAGGACTGCTGGGGCCCATTCTCATTGGTTATCTGGTGACAGTCTGATAACCAATGAGAGTGGGCAGTTTTGGACATGACAACTGCAGACAATGAAAAATCAGTTTTTCAAatatataatcatttaaaatgatCATTATGTCCACTACTTGAACTTTCCGCCTCATCCAACTAATCTATGTCATTCTGAGGACAAAAATAATAACTTTGGATCCCTGTATTGGTGGCAATAACCCATGATGCCCCTTGGTTTCAGCATTACATCATACTAATGTTTAGCTACCCtaacagctgctgctgatgtcaTAAATGAAATAGGAAtaaattgtattaattgcaattAAAACCACACAACGCACAAGGAATCGAAGAGTCAGTACCCCAAAATAGATCTCAAATATTTTTAGTAAAtatatgaaattattaatatatTCCAATGCAACAGTTCGAGTTGATTAaagttgtcttttgttttttaaaatttatatttatgcATTACAATAGAGAAAGTTACAAGTTTATGAGTTATATTTGGAGAGAATCTTATTCTGAACTACTATTcaaatttgtttatttatttatttttttacatttaaaatatataataaatacaacTGTAATTTCCTGGTTAGTGCTAGTATATAGTTCTTCTAGCATACATCTTCATagtattttcttgttttactcCTCCTCAGCATACTGGAATGCCACTCGTGCTTTTATGATCCTGTCGGCCATGTCATGCTTTGCTGGCATCATCGCAGGAATCCTCTCCTTTGCCCACTTTTCTGCCTTTGAGCGGTTCAACCGATCATTTGCCGCTGgaatcatgttctttgtttCAAGTAAGTCATTGATGCAGAAAACaattaacattttaacatttattaaaGTGATTATTTGGAAACTGATAGTAtcattatttttacacacaagAATTATATTATGTCTAACTGTGTGTCCACTATACCAG is a window encoding:
- the lim2.5 gene encoding lens intrinsic membrane protein 2.5; its protein translation is MMYSFMGGGLFCAIVGNILLVVSTATDYWMQYRLSGSFAHQGLWRYCMSGKCYMQTDSIAYWNATRAFMILSAMSCFAGIIAGILSFAHFSAFERFNRSFAAGIMFFVSTLFVLLAMAIYTGVTVNFLGKRFGDWRFSWSYILGWVALLMTFFAGIFYMCAYRMHECRRVAGPR